The following coding sequences lie in one Lolium perenne isolate Kyuss_39 chromosome 2, Kyuss_2.0, whole genome shotgun sequence genomic window:
- the LOC127322831 gene encoding flavonol 3-sulfotransferase-like yields the protein MATIPTITSGPVPFTDVDDGTVPKRPAKEEFGDLVAALPRKQQAGLELRLYQGFWLPEHWVAGTVVFQRRFSPRRDDVILASYPKCGTTWLKALAFATMTRDAYPEPAQHPLLRLNPHDCIPFLDEIFADGQEAKLEKLPSPRLMNTHMPYTLLPESVTGGNVKVVYICRDPKDMVVSLWHFLRRRQPGLSFAELFEHECDGAVAVGPIWDHVLTYWHASLACPDRVLFLRYEDLLQDTGNHVRRLAEFVGRPFSAAEESAGAVEGVVELCSFEKMKGLEVNKKGSSGAYHAMPRDAFFRKGVSGDWVNHMTPDMATRLDEIVSEKFRGTGLGAP from the coding sequence ATGGCCACCATCCCCACTATCACTTCCGGCCCTGTTCCATTCACGGACGTGGACGATGGTACGGTGCCGAAGCGCCCAGCCAAGGAAGAGTTTGGGGACCTCGTGGCGGCTCTGCCGCGCAAGCAACAGGCCGGCCTGGAGCTGCGCCTGTACCAGGGCTTCTGGCTGCCGGAGCACTGGGTCGCGGGCACTGTCGTCTTCCAGCGCCGCTTCTCACCACGCCGCGACGACGTGATCCTGGCCAGCTACCCCAAGTGCGGCACCACGTGGCTGAAGGCGCTGGCCTTCGCCACCATGACGCGGGACGCGTACCCGGAGCCGGCGCAGCACCCGCTCCTCCGCCTCAACCCGCACGACTGCATCCCGTTCCTCGACGAGATCTTCGCCGATGGGCAGGAGGCCAAGCTCGAAAAGCTCCCGTCGCCACGCCTCATGAACACGCACATGCCGTACACCCTACTCCCCGAGTCGGTCACCGGCGGCAACGTCAAGGTCGTGTACATTTGCAGGGACCCCAAGGACATGGTCGTCTCGCTGTGGCACTTCCTCCGGCGACGCCAGCCCGGCCTGTCGTTCGCCGAGCTGTTCGAGCACGAATGCGACGGCGCCGTGGCCGTCGGCCCGATCTGGGACCACGTCCTCACCTACTGGCACGCGAGCCTCGCATGCCCCGACAGAGTGCTCTTTCTCAGGTACGAGGACCTGCTGCAGGACACGGGCAATCACGTGAGGAGGCTGGCGGAGTTCGTGGGTCGGCCGTTCTCGGCCGCCGAGGAGAGCGCCGGCGCCGTGGAGGGCGTGGTGGAGCTGTGCAGCTTCGAGAAGATGAAGGGGCTGGAGGTGAACAAGAAGGGCTCGTCGGGGGCATACCACGCCATGCCCCGTGACGCATTCTTCAGGAAAGGTGTCTCTGGAGATTGGGTGAACCACATGACGCCAGATATGGCGACGCGGCTAGATGAGATCGTAAGTGAGAAGTTTCGCGGCACGGGGCTTGGGGCTCCTTGA